The segment CTCTACCAGGCCGCTCCCGAACAGTGCCTGTTGTTTCAGAACCTGGCGAACCTGGGCTTTCGTGCCGAAACACTGCTCAACCACAACGGGCGCTTCGACGGCTTCACCGACGACGTGACCGCACAGGGCCTGCCTCAGCCGGCATTGCCGAGCCAGCGTTTCCCGCGCGCGATGGCCGGCTTCGACGGCTCGCCAATCGCTCGCGACCTGGATGTCCTGCGCGGTTGGTGGAACCATCGTCAGTCACTCAGCGAGCCACACGTTGGCCTGTTCTACAACAGCATCAGCCTGCACGACGGCAACCGGATCCTCGGCCCGGACGGCCAGGCCCAGTCAGCCGATTACAGGCTGCGCGCCCAGCGCCTGCTCGGTGATCTGAGCAGTTTTATCGACGAACTGGAGCGCAGCGGCCGACGCGTCGCGCTGCTGATCGTTCCCGAGCACGGCGCCGCCCTGCATGGCGACAAGATGCAGATCGCCGGGATGCGCGAAATTCCCCGCGCCTCGATCACGCAGGTACCGGTTGGTCTGAAGCTGATCGGCATGGGCCTGTCGGCGACGGACGGGCCGCTGCATGTCACCGAGCCATCCAGCTTTCTCGCCCTGTCCGAGCTGGTGTCGCGCCTGTATGCCGCACAAAGCGAATCACAGACACCCGACCTGGCGACACTGGTGGCCGGCCTGCCGGCGACCGACGCGGTCTCCGAGACCGCTGGCGCTCAGGTCATCGAGTACAGCGGCAGGCCTTACGTCCGCGTCAATGGCCAGGCGCTCTGGCTGCCCTATCCGAACCGATTCGAGTGATGCCCATGTCACGCCTCTATCCGCCCCCACTCGACGACGTTACCGCGCTGCGGCAGCACCTGCGCATGCCGCACCTGCGCTATCTGGACATCTCGGCCGCCAACGCACTGGACCAGGCGGTGCGGCGTTGGCCGCTGCTGGCAGAAAGCGAAAGCATCCGCGCTCTGGACAGCGCGCTGCGCTCGCCCTCCGATGATCAGAAACCCATCGCACAGGAGCGGCTGGCGTGAACCGCCTGATCCTGCAAGGACTGTGCGGCGGGGTAGGAACGACTGCCGTGCTGTGCGGCCTCGCCCTGGCGCTGCATGAGCAGGGTGAGCGCGTCTTGCTGATCGATGGCAGTCCCCACGACCTGGCGCGTCTGCACTTCGGCGACGAACTGGCTAA is part of the Stutzerimonas balearica DSM 6083 genome and harbors:
- the bcsR gene encoding cellulose biosynthesis protein BcsR is translated as MSRLYPPPLDDVTALRQHLRMPHLRYLDISAANALDQAVRRWPLLAESESIRALDSALRSPSDDQKPIAQERLA